Proteins from a genomic interval of Clostridiales bacterium:
- the atpG gene encoding ATP synthase F1 subunit gamma, whose product MPNLRDIKKRIGSVESTRQITRTMEMVATAKIKKAQEKIEAARPYAISMMEVLGNVARYAKGAEHPLLERHGKRERVVLISVTSDRGLAGAFNSNILRITEGVISEERARGVEVDVIAVGKKAAGYFKYRGIEPLATFRDISDKPTFADAKAIASHVIGSFSAEEIDGVYVVFNRFKSVAEQRPEIHQLLPIERRVVDDAAEGADVSAEYTFEPDAVSVLERLLPTYVETLVFRALMESAASEHGARRTAMKSATDNASEMITSLTRSYNRARQAAITNEIAEIVGGAAALEE is encoded by the coding sequence ATGCCCAATCTTCGCGACATCAAAAAGAGGATCGGCAGCGTCGAATCGACCCGCCAGATCACGCGCACCATGGAGATGGTCGCGACCGCCAAGATCAAGAAAGCCCAGGAGAAGATTGAAGCAGCTCGGCCGTACGCCATCTCGATGATGGAGGTGCTCGGCAATGTTGCCCGTTACGCCAAGGGCGCGGAGCACCCTCTCCTCGAGCGGCATGGAAAGCGTGAACGCGTGGTGCTCATCTCGGTCACGTCGGACCGCGGTCTTGCCGGGGCGTTCAACAGCAATATCCTCCGCATTACCGAAGGCGTCATCAGTGAGGAACGTGCGCGCGGCGTCGAGGTTGACGTGATCGCGGTTGGCAAGAAGGCCGCGGGGTACTTCAAGTACCGGGGCATCGAGCCGCTCGCGACTTTCCGCGACATCTCGGACAAGCCCACGTTCGCTGACGCCAAGGCCATCGCATCACACGTGATCGGCTCATTTTCGGCCGAGGAAATTGACGGCGTATACGTGGTATTCAATCGCTTCAAGAGCGTGGCCGAGCAGAGGCCGGAGATCCACCAGCTCCTGCCCATTGAGCGCCGCGTTGTTGATGACGCCGCCGAGGGCGCGGACGTGAGCGCCGAGTACACTTTCGAGCCCGACGCCGTGAGTGTGCTCGAGCGTCTTCTTCCGACCTACGTCGAGACGCTCGTCTTCAGAGCGCTCATGGAGTCGGCCGCGTCAGAGCACGGCGCGAGGCGAACCGCGATGAAGTCGGCCACAGACAACGCGTCAGAGATGATCACGAGCCTGACGCGCAGTTACAACCGCGCCCGCCAGGCTGCGATCACCAATGAGATCGCCGAGATCGTGGGCGGCGCGGCGGCACTGGAGGAGTAG